In Tamandua tetradactyla isolate mTamTet1 chromosome 7, mTamTet1.pri, whole genome shotgun sequence, the following are encoded in one genomic region:
- the KCNA1 gene encoding potassium voltage-gated channel subfamily A member 1 produces MTVVSGENVDEASAAPGHPQDGNYPRPADHDDHECCERVVINISGLRFETQLKTLAQFPNTLLGNPKKRMRYFDPLRNEYFFDRNRPSFDAILYYYQSGGRLRRPVNVPLDMFSEEIKFYELGEEAMEKFREDEGFIKEEERPLPEKEYQRQVWLLFEYPESSGPARVIAIVSVMVILISIVIFCLETLPELKDDKDFTGTIHRLDNTTVVYTSNIFTDPFFIVETLCIIWFSFELVVRFFACPSKTDFFKNIMNFIDIVAIIPYFITLGTEIAEQEGNQKGEQATSLAILRVIRLVRVFRIFKLSRHSKGLQILGQTLKASMRELGLLIFFLFIGVILFSSAVYFAEAEEAESHFSSIPDAFWWAVVSMTTVGYGDMYPVTIGGKIVGSLCAIAGVLTIALPVPVIVSNFNYFYHRETEGEEQAQLLHVSSPNLASDSDLSRRSSSTISKSEYMEIEEDMNNSITHYRQANIRTGNCTTANQNCVNKSKLLTDV; encoded by the coding sequence ATGACGGTGGTGTCTGGAGAGAACGTGGACGAGGCTTCGGCCGCCCCGGGCCACCCCCAAGACGGCAACTACCCCCGGCCGGCAGACCACGATGACCACGAATGTTGCGAACGCGTGGTGATCAACATCTCCGGGCTCCGCTTCGAAACGCAGCTCAAGACCCTGGCTCAGTTCCCCAACACGCTCCTGGGGAATCCCAAGAAACGCATGCGCTACTTCGACCCCCTGAGGAACGAGTACTTCTTCGACCGCAACCGGCCCAGCTTCGACGCCATCCTCTACTACTACCAGTCCGGGGGCCGCCTGCGGAGGCCGGTCAACGTGCCGCTGGACATGTTCTCCGAGGAGATCAAATTTTACGAGCTAGGTGAGGAGGCCATGGAGAAGTTCCGGGAGGACGAGGGCTTCATTAAAGAGGAGGAGCGCCCCCTGCCGGAGAAGGAGTACCAGCGCCAGGTGTGGCTGCTCTTCGAGTACCCGGAGAGCTCCGGGCCGGCCCGGGTCATCGCCATTGTCTCGGTCATGGTCATCCTCATCTCCATCGTCATTTTTTGCCTGGAGACTCTCCCCGAGCTGAAGGATGACAAGGACTTCACGGGAACGATCCACCGCCTCGACAACACCACAGTCGTTTACACCTCCAACATCTTCACGGACCCCTTCTTCATAGTGGAGACCCTGTGTATCATCTGGTTCTCCTTCGAGCTGGTGGTGCGCTTCTTCGCCTGCCCCAGCAAGACGGACTTCTTCAAGAACATCATGAACTTCATCGACATTGTGGCCATTATCCCCTACTTCATCACCCTGGGCACAGAGATAGCCGAGCAGGAGGGAAACCAGAAAGGCGAGCAGGCCACTTCCCTGGCCATCCTCAGGGTCATCCGGTTGGTAAGAGTTTTTAGAATCTTCAAACTCTCCCGCCACTCTAAGGGCCTCCAGATCCTGGGCCAGACCCTCAAGGCTAGTATGAGAGAGCTAGGGCTGCTCATCTTTTTCCTCTTCATCGGGGTCATACTGTTTTCTAGCGCAGTGTACTTTGCCGAAGCGGAAGAAGCTGAGTCTCACTTCTCCAGCATCCCCGATGCTTTCTGGTGGGCGGTGGTGTCCATGACCACTGTAGGATACGGTGACATGTACCCTGTGACAATTGGAGGCAAGATCGTGGGCTCCTTGTGTGCCATCGCTGGTGTGCTGACAATTGCCCTGCCCGTACCTGTCATTGTGTCCAATTTCAACTATTTCTACCACCGAGAAACTGAGGGGGAAGAGCAGGCTCAGCTGCTCCACGTTAGCTCCCCTAATTTAGCCTCTGACAGCGACCTCAGTCGCCGCAGTTCCTCTACTATCAGCAAGTCTGAGTACATGGAGATCGAAGAGGATATGAATAATAGCATAACCCATTATAGACAGGCCAATATCAGAACTGGCAATTGCACCACGGCTAATCAAAACTGCGTTAATAAGAGCAAGCTACTAACCGATGTTTAA